The Phoenix dactylifera cultivar Barhee BC4 chromosome 9, palm_55x_up_171113_PBpolish2nd_filt_p, whole genome shotgun sequence genome window below encodes:
- the LOC103700803 gene encoding sulfate transporter 1.3-like has translation MGHSVPDRVENEELDVPSLRSSHGQMENLQSVHKVGFPPQRNFFREFKDTLKETLFADDPLRRYKDQPRSRKLILGLQFLFPILEWGRDYNFSKLKGDLIAGLTIASLCIPQDIAYAKLANMDPQYGLYCSFVPPLIYAVMGSSRDIAIGPVAVVSLLLGTLIQNEVDPVTEKAEYIRLAFTATFFAGITQAALGFLRLGFLIEFLSHAAIVGFMGGAAITIALQQLKGFLGIRNFTKNSDIISVMKSVRSSAHHGWNWQTILIGSTFLAFLLFAKYIGKKKKSLFWVPAIAPLISVILSTLFVDITHAENHGVQIVRHIDKGINPSSVNKIHFTGSYAAKGFRIGLVAAMVALTEAVAIGRTFAAMKEYQLDGNKEMVALGTMNVIGSMTSCYVATGSFSRSAVNYMAGCQTAVSNMIMSAVVLLTLELITPLFKYTPNAILASIIISAVIGLIDYEAAYLIWKVDKLDFVACMGAFFGVVFVSVEIGLLVAVSISLAKILLQVTRPRTALLGNLPSTMIYRNIEQYPEATKVPGVLIVRVDSAIYFTNSNYVKERILRWLGDEEEQLKAKQLPRIEFLIVEMSPVTDIDTSGIHAFEELHKSLQKRSIQLVLANPGPVVIDKLRLAEFTELIGHDKIFLTVGEAVMTCAQMAREDA, from the exons ATGGGTCACTCTGTTCCTGACCGAGTTGAAAATGAGGAATTGGATGTGCCCAGCCTTCGTTCCTCACACGGACAGATGGAGAACCTACAATCTGTCCACAAGGTTGGATTCCCCCCTCAGAGGAATTTCTTTAGAGAGTTCAAGGATACCTTGAAGGAAACATTGTTTGCGGATGACCCTTTACGCCGTTACAAAGATCAACCCAGATCAAGGAAGCTCATACTAGGCCTGCAATTCCTTTTTCCAATCCTTGAGTGGGGAAGAGACTACAACTTTAGTAAGCTCAAAGGAGATCTTATTGCTGGACTGACGATTGCAAGTCTCTGCATCCCTCAA GACATTGCATATGCAAAACTTGCAAACATGGACCCACAATATGGGCTCT ACTGCAGTTTTGTTCCGCCACTAATTTATGCAGTAATGGGCAGTTCAAGGGATATTGCTATCGGACCAGTGGCAGTTGTATCCCTCTTGCTTGGAACTCTTATTCAGAATGAAGTTGATCCTGTGACAGAAAAGGCAGAATACATTCGGCTTGCATTCACAGCAACCTTTTTTGCTGGCATCACTCAAGCAGCACTGGGATTCCTGAG ATTAGGCTTCCTCATTGAATTCCTGTCTCATGCTGCCATTGTTGGATTCATGGGTGGAGCAGCCATCACAATTGCGCTTCAACAGCTAAAAGGATTTCTTGGTATAAGAAACTTTACCAAGAATTCTGACATAATTTCTGTGATGAAGTCTGTGCGGAGCTCTGCTCACCATGGG TGGAACTGGCAGACGATACTGATAGGTTCGACCTTCCTGGCATTCCTCCTATTTGCGAAATACATT ggaaagaagaagaagagcctttTCTGGGTTCCTGCAATTGCCCCATTGATCTCTGTCATTCTATCCACCTTGTTTGTGGACATAACCCATGCTGAAAACCACGGTGTTCAGATT GTGAGACACATAGACAAAGGCATCAACCCATCGTCAGTTAATAAAATTCATTTTACCGGTTCATATGCTGCGAAAGGTTTCAGAATTGGACTGGTAGCTGCAATGGTAGCTTTGACG GAAGCTGTAGCAATCGGCAGAACATTTGCTGCCATGAAAGAATACCAATTGGATGGAAACAAAGAAATGGTAGCACTAGGAACCATGAATGTCATCGGTTCAATGACTTCTTGCTATGTAGCAACAG GTTCCTTTTCACGATCAGCAGTCAATTACATGGCTGGCTGCCAAACAGCAGTCTCCAATATGATTATGTCAGCAGTAGTACTTCTAACCCTGGAACTAATCACACCTCTCTTCAAATACACCCCAAATGCCATCCTCGCATCTATCATCATATCAGCTGTGATTGGCCTAATTGACTATGAAGCTGCATATCTTATTTGGAAGGTTGATAAATTAGACTTTGTTGCCTGCATGGGAGCTTTCTTTGGTGTAGTCTTTGTATCAGTTGAGATTGGCCTTCTAGTTGCT GTCTCGATATCGCTTGCTAAGATCCTTCTGCAAGTAACAAGGCCAAGGACAGCTTTACTTGGTAATCTTCCGAGCACTATGATATACAGGAACATCGAACAATACCCTGAGGCTACCAAAGTTCCAGGAGTATTGATTGTGAGAGTTGATTCTGCCATCTACTTCACCAACTCCAACTATGTCAAAGAGAG GATCCTAAGATGGCTGGGAGACGAAGAAGAGCAACTTAAAGCAAAACAACTACCGAGGATCgaattcttgattgttgaaaTGTCAC CGGTGACTGACATCGACACCAGCGGCATCCATGCCTTCGAAGAGTTGCACAAGAGTCTTCAAAAGCGCAGCATTCAG CTTGTTCTTGCCAATCCTGGGCCTGTGGTGATCGACAAGCTCCGCTTGGCCGAGTTCACAGAGCTCATAGGCCATGACAAGATTTTCTTGACAGTTGGAGAGGCTGTGATGACTTGTGCTCAAATGGCAAGGGAAGATGCATGA
- the LOC103700801 gene encoding low affinity sulfate transporter 3-like, translating to MGSLASEPASVTKHGVEEPTESWVLNTPEPPSLWDELTSVVRKTIVPRQKKSSSLLKCSISALYGLFPILRWGRNYDFKSFKSDLMAGLTLASLGIPQSIGYANLAKLSPQYGLYTSVVPPLIYAVMGSSRDIAIGPVAVVSLLLSSMIQKVVDPSVDPNAYRKLVFTATFFAGIFQASFGLFRLGFLVDFLSHAAIVGFMGGAAIVIGFQQLKGLLGISHFTNKTDVVSVIKAVLVAVNQPWHPDNFLLGCSFLIFILITRFISRRNKKLFWLAAVAPLLSVILSTLMVFVTRADKHGVKIIQHVDGGLNPSSAKQIQFTGPYVGKCAKIGLICAVIALTEAIAVGRSFASMKGYQLDGNKEMLAMGFTNVAGSLTSCYVATGSFSRTAVNVSAGCKTTISNIVMAITVFIALELLTRLLYYTPVAILASIILSALPGLIDIKEACSIWEVDKMDFLACLGAFLGVLFGSVEIGLLIAVAISFFRIIISSIRPRIEMLGRIQGTDIFCSMRQYPKTTETPGILIIHIESSFLCFMNANFIRERVMRWILDERDDTEKAGKSLQSAVIDMSNVMNIDTSGITVLEEIHKKLTSVNIQLAIANPAWQVIHKMKLARLVDKIGGTWIFLTVGEAVEACSGAKKDDGCGC from the exons ATGGGATCCTTAGCGAGCGAGCCTGCCTCTGTGACAAAGCATGGTGTTGAAGAGCCAACTGAATCGTGGGTGCTCAACACTCCAGAGCCCCCTTCTCTTTGGGATGAGCTCACCAGTGTGGTAAGGAAAACAATTGTTCCTCGGCAAAAGAAGTCCTCCTCACTGCTTAAATGCAGCATTTCAGCCCTCTATGGCCTATTTCCGATCCTTCGTTGGGGAAGGAACTATGATTTCAAGTCATTTAAGAGCGACTTGATGGCTGGTTTAACTCTTGCAAGCCTCGGCATTCCGCAG AGCATTGGATATGCTAATCTAGCAAAGCTGAGCCCGCAGTATGGCCTCT ATACAAGTGTTGTACCACCTCTGATCTATGCTGTAATGGGTTCTTCGAGAGATATAGCGATCGGTCCTGTTGCTGTTGTTTCTCTTCTTCTATCCTCCATGATTCAGAAGGTGGTGGACCCATCGGTCGATCCAAATGCATACAGGAAGCTGGTTTTCACTGCAACTTTTTTTGCTGGCATCTTTCAAGCTTCCTTTGGACTTTTCAG ACTGGGTTTTCTAGTGGACTTTCTTTCACATGCTGCCATTGTTGGCTTCATGGGTGGGGCAGCAATCGTAATAGGATTTCAGCAACTGAAAGGCCTACTTGGGATTAGTCACTTCACAAACAAGACTGATGTGGTCTCAGTCATAAAGGCTGTTTTGGTTGCAGTTAATCAGCCT TGGCACCCAGACAATTTCCTTCTCGGTTGTTCATTCCTTATTTTCATCCTAATCACCAGATTTATA TCGAGGAGGAATAAGAAGCTCTTCTGGCTGGCTGCTGTTGCCCCTCTACTGTCTGTCATTCTGTCAACTCTTATGGTCTTCGTGACAAGAGCAGATAAGCATGGTGTTAAAATTATACAACATGTTGATGGTGGCCTGAATCCAAGCTCAGCTAAACAAATACAGTTCACTGGACCGTATGTTGGGAAGTGCGCGAAGATCGGTCTCATCTGTGCAGTCATTGCTCTCACG GAGGCTATCGCTGTTGGACGATCCTTCGCCTCCATGAAGGGCTACCAGCTAGATGGTAACAAGGAAATGCTGGCTATGGGCTTCACGAACGTTGCAGGATCCTTAACCTCCTGCTACGTTGCAACAG GTTCTTTCTCTCGAACAGCTGTAAATGTCAGCGCTGGTTGCAAAACAACAATCTCCAACATTGTCATGGCCATCACAGTTTTTATAGCCTTAGAATTGCTAACAAGGCTGTTGTACTATACCCCCGTTGCGATACTTGCATCAATTATCCTTTCTGCCCTCCCTGGACTTATTGATATAAAGGAAGCATGCAGCATATGGGAAGTTGACAAGATGGACTTCCTTGCTTGCCTCGGAGCATTCCTTGGTGTCTTATTTGGATCGGTGGAGATCGGTCTTTTAATCGCG GTGGCTATCTCCTTCTTTAGGATCATTATAAGTTCGATTCGACCTCGTATCGAAATGCTTGGAAGAATTCAAGGGACGGACATCTTCTGCAGTATGAGACAGTATCCAAAAACCACTGAAACACCAGGCATACTGATAATTCACATCGAATCATCCTTCCTTTGTTTCATGAATGCCAATTTCATAAGAGAAAG GGTTATGCGGTGGATATTAGACGAACGAGATGATACCGAGAAAGCTGGAAAGAGTCTCCAATCAGCAGTCATCGACATGTCAA ATGTGATGAATATTGACACTTCAGGAATCACAGTGCTTGAAGAAATACACAAGAAGCTAACTTCTGTCAACATACAG CTAGCTATAGCCAATCCTGCTTGGCAAGTAATTCACAAGATGAAGTTGGCCAGGCTTGTGGATAAGATTGGAGGaacatggatcttcctaactgtAGGTGAAGCTGTGGAAGCATGTTCTGGTGCCAAGAAGGATGACGGCTGTGGCTGTTGA
- the LOC103700800 gene encoding 26S proteasome regulatory subunit 7A: MAPEPEEDANEKNPRPLDEDDIALLKTYGLGPYSASIKKVEKEIKEMAKKVNDLCGIKESDTGLAAPSQWDLVSDKQMMQEEQPLQVARCTKIINPNTEDAKYVINVKQIAKFVVGLGDKVSPTDIEEGMRVGVDRNKYQIQIPLPPKIDPSVTMMTVEEKPDVTYNDVGGCKEQIEKMREVVELPMLHPEKFVKLGIDPPKGVLCYGPPGTGKTLLARAVANRTDACFIRVIGSELVQKYVGEGARMVRELFQMARSKKACIVFFDEVDAIGGARFDDGVGGDNEVQRTMLEIVNQLDGFDARGNIKVLMATNRPDTLDPALLRPGRLDRKVEFGLPDLESRAQIFKIHTRTMNCERDIRFELLARLCPNSTGADIRSVCTEAGMYAIRARRKTVTEKDFLDAVNKVIKGYQKFSATPKYMVYN; this comes from the exons ATGGCTCCAGAGCCCGAAGAGGATGCGAACGAGAAGAACCCTCGCCCCCTCGATGAGGACGATATCGCCCTCCTCAAGACCTAT GGTCTGGGGCCTTACTCCGCGAGCATTAAGAAAGTAGAGAAGGAAATTAAGGAGATGGCCAAGAAGGTCAATGATCTATGTG GAATCAAAGAGTCTGACACTGGTTTAGCTGCACCCAGCCAATGGGATTTAGTTTCTGACAAGCAAATGATGCAAGAAGAGCAACCTCTTCAG GTTGCAAGGTGTACAAAGATTATTAATCCGAACACTGAAGATGCTAAATATGTGATAAATGTAAAGCAAATAGCCAAG TTTGTGGTTGGCTTGGGTGATAAAGTCTCACCAACTGATATTGAAGAAGGCATGCGTGTGGG agTTGATAGAAATAAGTACCAAATTCAGATTCCTTTGCCCCCGAAAATTGATCCAAGCGTTACCATGATGACGGTAGAAGAGAAACCTGATGTCACGTATAATGATGTTGGCGGTTGTAAGGAGCAGATCGAAAAGATGAGAGAG GTTGTGGAACTTCCTATGCTTCATCCAGAGAAATTTGTTAAACTTGGTATTGATCCTCCTAAAGGGGTCCTTTGTTATGGTCCCCCCGGTACTGGTAAAACACTCCTAGCTAGAGCTGTTGCCAACAGAACTGATGCCTGCTTTATTCGTGTCATTGGAAGTGAGCTTGTTCAAAAATATGTTGGAGAAGGGGCTCGGATGGTCCGTGAACTTTTTCAG ATGGCCCGCTCAAAAAAGGCATGCATTGTCTTTTTTGATGAAGTTGATGCTATTGGTGGCGCTCGTTTTGATGATGGTGTTGGGGGTGACAATGAAGTTCAGCGAACTATGCTTGAAATTGTCAATCAGCTTGATGGATTTGATGCTCGAGGAAATATCAAAGTGCTAATGGCAACCAATAG ACCTGACACTTTAGACCCGGCACTATTGCGTCCTGGAAGATTGGACCGGAAAGTTGAGTTTGGTCTGCCTGATTTGGAGAGCCGGGCTCAAATATTCAAGATCCACACTAGAACAATGAATTGCGAGAGGGACATTCGATTTGAGCTCCTTGCTCGTCTTTGTCCAAACTCCACAG GTGCGGACATAAGGAGTGTGTGCACTGAAGCTGGGATGTATGCAATCCGGGCACGAAGGAAGACAGTTACAGAGAAAGACTTTCTTGATGCAGTGAACAAAGTCATTAAAGGCTATCAGAAGTTCAGTGCAACACCCAAGTATATGGTCTACAACTAA